GGTACCATCCGGCATTGGGAGAATCTGAAGATTGCTTACGAGGGAAATGTGGTTTGGGTTAAGGATTTGTCTCCTGTGCAGGTCGATAGCCTGGAGGTAAAAAGTATTCCTTTCAAAGAGCTCTATTATGCCCAGGACGGAAAACTGTTTCTAAAAGGAAGTCTGCTTCCCAGTCGGAATCTGCCTTCTTTATTATGGACACCTATAGGGCGCGGACTCGCAGTAACGCTACCCGCGTATAATCATAATTATTTCGGTCTTACCGGTAATGTCAATATACGATTGGCTCCATCTGAAAAAGAGACAGAAAGCCTTGTTTTAAGGGTTAATATTAATGTGCTGCAAAACTATATAGTAACGGCGCCGGCTATCCGCTTGGAGGGTTTGCAATGGACAGTGTTAGGCGCAACAGAAGCACTGCTCTTAGGTGCTCCTTTACTGCCATTACAAGGACAAGCCTTCTGGCGTAGTGGCGATTTCCTGCTGCCAGCCGGATTTGACCTGGAGCTTTATGCGGTGTCAGATGATCTGAGCCAGTTGCTAAATCCGGAGGGCGACAGTTGGATACTATGGCAAGAAGACGGCCGCTATAGCAAGCTGGACAAGCAAGCCTTTACACCGCTCTCTATCAGTTCATTTCGGTTAACGATGGAAAGGAGGACCGTGTGACAACATACTTTCAATCCTATAATGAATACTTCTGGCAGTGGGAAGATGATGGAGACGTTATTGCTATTCCCTTTAGTTCTACTATCGCTTATAAAGCCTTTGTGCTGGAAGCGCTGGAGCTAATGTCTCCACAAGGGTTACCGCCATTTGGATCCCTACTTCTCACTATAATTGCCACCAACCCGCAAGGCGAGAGTGCCTTAAATGATGTCTATGCACTCTTAGATAAAAAGTTGGATAGAATGGTGAATCAGCAGTTTGGTGATTCGAATCAAGAGAAAGCAATCCTGGTTGATGCCTTTGCCTTTTTAAAGCTGCTGGTACATCTGCCTGCTAAATATAAAGAAGGTCGAAACCGCTTGCTATTGCTGCAATCCCTGTTTGCCGGCTGCCACAACCAGCTGGCAGCGTCTAAGGCGAAGCATATACTTGAATATTATAAATCAGGAAAAACCAATATTGTTAATACTCCCAGTAAAGCTTTACACAGTGGTGCTTTCACTCACGACTTCCGAGTGGTCAGTCTTTTACATAAAAGGTTCCCGGACAACAAAATTATTATCGAAAGGTTAGCAGCTTTACCGGGTATAGAAACAGCGATTGCCATTGAAGAAGCGGAACCAGGAGAAGATGCACTCAAAGACTTCATTGAAGAATTAACTACCCATAGCAAGACCTTCCCGGTGGGTTCGCTTATTAAACGCCTATGGAGTGGCCTTAATATTCCTTTTCACCATTACCATCCCAGCCAGCAGCCAATAGGTGGCGTTTCTGACCTGACTAACAAGGGTACATTTGACCGCCTGCTGATCTCAGAATATGCAAATGATGACATTGTCTTTTTATCGCGCTTGGCCAATAATGAGGCCCTATATATTAACAGGGAAGTGCCACCGCAGCAAGATGACCAGGAACGGATCATTCTTATGGATGTTTCCATTAAAAGCTGGGGTACACCCCGAACGATAGCCTTTGCCATTCTGCTTGCTATCGCCCGTCACCCGAAATCAAATTTCATTTGCAAGGCCTTCGCGGTGGGCAATACCTACAGGCCGATTCCTTTTGAAACAATTGATGATATTATTACCAGCCTGGAAGAACTGGACCCCTGTTTGCACCCGGCCGAGGGACTGACGACCTTCTTTAAAGAGTATGGCGCACTAAAAAATGCCGAGGTTTTCCTGGTGGCATCAGAAGATAGTTTCCGTCACCCACAAGTACATAAAGCTATTAGCGACCACTATGCGCTTTTTAATTATTGGATTCAGGTAGGGCAAGAAGGGTCTATTGATCTATTCAGACGGCATCAAAACATCCGGAAACATGTGCAACATTTGCAGCTACCGTTAGACGAATTGTGGAAAAGAGAGCCTGCGCAGCAGTCAAACAGGGAATCAAGTGATAGCATTTCAGAATACCCGATTCTATTCCCGTCACCGCACAACCCTAAAAAGGTAGTGGCTGCACCAGATGGTCATTTCATTATGCTAACCTCAGAAAAACATATTCTGCGGAGCTTTCATAAAACACTGGGCCATGAAAAGGGCTGGGAAATGATGTATGAAAATGTTGCTTACAACAACGGTGAAGTAGCTGTTGGGATAACAACGAAGGGAGATTACTTGTTTTTCCTGTTCAATACTGCCGATCGGAAAATAACGATCATTAACATCTACACCCGTGAATCAAAATCAATCAGTTTTCCTGATTGGCGAACGTCTTCCAATAATCATTTCTTATTCTATGAAGGTCGCTTCTATTATGTAAACAACAATAGATACTGGGCATTTCAGTGGGGAGAACAAATTACGGTTGAAAAAGGCCAGAACCCGCCATCAGCATTACTTGAAGATTATAAGGAGATGGAAGCTGAAAAGAAAAAACAGCAGAAGTATGTTTCATATATAGGTGGTATTTTAAAGAACGTGGATTTTGTGTTTATCAACCAGGCAGGCAACCTTGTGTTAAATAAACAGGAATTACGTATAAAGGATAATGCAGTAATTGTAATGGAGCGAACGGAGTTTTTAAAAAAAGAAGTGGAAGCGCGTCGCCGGGAAAAGGATACATTCGCTTTTCCGGATGGAAGTACGGTTATTATTAATCGGGGTGGTATGCTTGTTTTAAAAAGCAGTGATCCTTCGATCCCTAAAATCTATGTTCCTTCTGTTCTTGATACCGCATTAGGTGTGAGTACAACGAGTGATTTTGCCGGTAATCCTTATTATCTACTTCTGGACCGATCCCGCCGCTCCATTAGTAACCCGCAGTTCTTTCAACAATACTTGGAACCCTATATCAAAACCATAACAGCTCATGGAACTACAAGTAAGACCAATTGATCATAGCCCCTTTCCAATAGGTGGTATTCTTATTCAGGGTTCCTCTGTGAAGCACTGGATCATGGAGCTCCAGGCGATGGGACTTTCGTTATCCGTAATTAAGGTATATCCTATACCAAGCACAAAGGCCAATACAATATGGGGTTGTTTGGTAGAGGGGGCTATTGAAAAACGAAAGCTGGAAATAGGGCGCAACCGGTATTGCCAGATAGCAGGTCATCTATTGTATATTCCTGAGCGATGTAGCTTATTTCCCAAGCTGTCAGCTGGAGAGCTGGAAAAGCTGCTTAATGGGCGTAAGCATATAATGCACCCGGAGTTTGGCCTGGTAGAACTACAGGAGTCCATAAACTGGATAGATGTACTTCAATTACCTGACGAACGGCCGTTTACTATAAGAAAACCTATAAACTCCCTGTTTATTCCAAGACAGATCAGAACCTTCCAGGTAAAGCCTCAATCTCCTGAAGCCGCATTGGAGGCATTGGAAGCACAACATTTTCCAAAGCCTGAAACTTTTCAAGACAAGCCTTTGAACCTACTTGAAAAAGGAAAGCTTTCTTTCTACAAACTATTGTTTACAAAAGGAACGGCGGAGGGAAGCAGTAGTGGTGATACGGGCAGAACCTCATTACTTTCCCGCTTTGAAGGAGCGGGGCGACTATTTTCCAAAATGTCAGCCAAGTGGGTGGATGGCCTGCAACAGGACTTTGAAGAACTGGAGCGGCGTAATCAAAACACCTGGATCGCTTAATGGAGCTCTTTAAAAACAACCCGCTGGAAGCCTTGAAATATGCGATCCCGCTTGATAGTGATGGCGTAACAAGAGGTGGGCATATGGGACAGTTTACACTTTCCAAAAGATGGATGGATTTTTCTTTATTTGGTGGTGGTGCCAATTGGAGTGGCGGAAGTGCTGTTTTACCGGATAGTGCATTCAATAAGTTGTATACCCAGTATTTGAAAACAGCGCAGGAGCTGACCAATCAGAAGGAGTATAAAAAAGCGGCGTTCGTATACCTGAAGCTGTTAAAGAATTATCCGATGGCGGCTCAGAGCCTGGAAAGAGGACTCTTGTACAGCGAAGCGGCTTCTGTTTACCTGAAATATTGTAATGATAAAGCAAAGGCAGCACACTGCTACGAGCAGGGAAATATGCCTGTAGAGGCTATAGAACTGTATAAGGAATTGGGGGATAATGAAAAAGTAGGAGACCTATATACATCCATTCAGCGCTATCAGGAAGCACTAGGCTATTACCAAAAAGTGGTCGATAGTTATGTAGATCAGCACAAGCATGTGAAGGCGGCACTACTATACAAAAACAAAATGAATAATGCTGCTGCTGCCCAGTTGGTACTACTGGAAGGCTGGCGCTCTAACAGTGACGCCTTTAACTGCCTGAACAATTATTTTGCGGCTATTGAGGATGAAAAGCAGCGGTGGTCTGCTATTCAAGCTATCTACCGGGAAGATGTAAACGACAAGAGTAGTGAGACCTTTATACGTGTTTTAAGACATGAATATGAGAACGCACCCAGTTTTGCAGAAGAGGTTAAGGATATGGCATATGAGGTAATTGTGAGGCAAGCTGCTAGCAATCCTAACATTGTTTCCGAACTGCGATATTTTAATCAAAAGGACAAGCAAATAGTAAAAGACATCATGCGGTTCAAGATGAATGTGAAGCAACAAAAGAAATAAATGTGTAGCTCTTCTGGGTGTTTAAAGTAAGTATTGGCAACATGCTCCAACTTTTAGCATGGCACTGGTACGCCGTGCTACAATTGGCCAACGAAATAATGGCGCTAAAGTGGTGACCTCATATGAATGGCCCATTGTCGCAATCCCCCTTTTAAATTGTTGTAATCGCACAGGGAAAAAATGAGCGATCGACTGCATCTTTGTAATAAATTCAAAAGTTATGAAGCCCAAAACAATCAACACGCTGTACTGGACGTTCACTATTCTATTTTGTGTATTAATGATATTTTCCTCGTGGGAAAGCATATTAGTAAACGAAGATTCGATTAAATTAATTCACGGTATGCTGGGCTACCCGGAATATTTTATTCCCTTTACTGGCTGGGCGAAAATAATTGGCGCTATAGTTCTCTTGATTCCTGGTTATGGCAGAATAAAAGAATGGGCTTACGCAGGTTTGTTTTTTGACTTGACTGCTGCCGTTTATTCCGGCATTGCCGTTTCCCAAACCTTTAATCCGTTAATGCTTACAATGGCGATTTGGTTTGCACCTGGTATACTGTCCTACATTTACTGGCATAAGAAAAGAAAGCTTGCTTCCAATAAGAATGTAATGACTGAAAATGAAAAGGAAGTTGCTTTGTCTTATTAAAGATTGATAATCATAAAGAACCAGATGGACTTTTTTATTTGTAGCTGTCTACAGTATGCGGGGTTGGGTAAGTAGCATGAGGTTCTGATGCCACACTTTTGGTAACGGCTTGGTTTAGTTGTTTGGGGTGCTGTTTTGAAAAAGCTATGGCTCGCCCTTTACCCCGGCATCAGTACCCTGCGCGGCCAAGGCCAGGCGGTATACTGGCGCCAGAAAGGGGAGGCGCTGTTTAGAAGTTTAAAAGGAAATGTCTTGCTTCAATTAGCAAGGGATGATTTTCTATTTCTTCTTCAGAAAGTTCTTCTTCATTTTCGTCATGTACTTTAGCATCAATAGTATCATAGTAGGACATTGCTATCTCAATATAATGTTCTTCGTCATTCGGTTCAGCCACTTGTAACAATAAAGCATTTACAGCACCACAAGCATTTAGAGCAAATTCCCCTCCATCGTAATCTTCTGTATCTGGGCAAACTTCTTCTAAGCTTTCTAAAAATTCATGAAGCTGGTCACTATCCTGTTTGCCTGTTTCAACGAAACGGATACTATCTAGTAAAACATCAGGGTTTCCAAAACTTGATTCATTGACAAACTCTTTATAATATGGAAAGAGTCTTTTGCAAATGCTTATTCCATGTGAGATACGGTCTTGGTAGGACAAAAGTTGTGCACGTTGTTTGAGACTTTTTTCAAATTCTATGAAAACCATTTGCTGTTATTTATTGCGGCTAACGAGTATCAACTTTGCGAAGGTTGGCCATTTGATATTCATCTGATTAGCGATTAAAAGTTTAAATTTAATTTGTCAGCCCGACTTTTGCAAAACTGCTGTTGTGCTAAGCTGTCAGTTTTAGTGGTGTTGCCGAACTCTTACCAATTAATCTGCGAATCCTATTTTGAAGTTCAATTGAAAGTCCATTTTTTATCCAAACTTTAGAGTCAAAATAGCCTGTCCATCCTTCGACCTCAAAAGGAAAGTTGATTCGTCCAGGGATTAAATTTGTGAGATATAATAAATCTGGGATTTCTCCATCATGTGTTTGTAAACAATCAACTGTACTTCTAATTTTGATTGTAATATGAGTGCCTATTACCTCATTATTTAATACGACGTAAGTAATAAATGGTTCAAGGTTTCCAAAAGATCGCAAACGCCCCTTAAAAACATGAAAACTATCGATTACACCCTTTTGATCAAACCGCCAAGGGGTTTGTTTGAAATTCCTTTGTAAAGTCGCTTCTATCTGCTTTGAATCGAATTCTCCATAGTAAAAGCCATTGAGAAACTCAAGTAGCTTTAGATCCAACCGCTTTTTCTTCCTAGCTTGCTTTAAAGTCGAACCCGTTAAAGAACACCCGCTTTTAGTGCGATACATCGAAATAAGACTGTCAACGAAAGTTTTGTTTTGCTGCCAAACAGGGGATTGACCGCAAACCGATACAACAGTTATCAATCCTATTATCAACAAGACGCTACGCATATTTTTAAGTAAGTTTCACATCACATGCTAATATACAAACCTCTGTCAGTTTCTCACTTTCATTAGATTTTAGTCTACTCAGCTCAGTTACAAGCCATTACAGGTGCGCCACGCTTATTGCCCGAAGACAGTGCTTTGCTTATTTTTATCCTTTCGGCAACAATGAAACTTACTGTATTCTATTAAACAGGCAACCCAAAAAACGCACCTGCTGCCTTGCCATTTAAATCTATCAAATGAAGACACTTATAACAAAAAACTATTCCTTCAATAATTCAGGATTAATACACTCCTGGCGAGAAGTAGTAGCAGTTTCGGGAATATGCAACCGCCCGTTGCGTTTCACTTTCCAGTTGGATAAGTAGCGCGCCTGCTTGGGTTTTTGATTGGCAGGTGCTGGCGGCTGTTGCACAGGCTTTGTTGTTGGTGGTACTGCCGCTACAGGTGTTGCTTCTGTTGCCTTTTGCTTGGCAGCTAATACCTGGCAATGCGCCATCAGCAGTTCCTGTGCTTCTTCTTTTGTATGGCCCTGGTACAACCACTTATTGACCATGCCAGTTAACCTGGCAAACAACCCGGGTTTACGCACGGTCCCTGGAAGCTGGCGGTAGTACACGCGCTTCACCATCCTGGCAGCCACCCCAAACCGCTCGGCATTGGCCATCGTGCGCTTGAGGCTGGGATCCTTGCGCATCCTCTTAGCACTTTTATAATCGCCTTTGCTACGCAGGTAATACGTGTCTCCTAACTTATAGAAGATGATGCCATCGATGGTGCCGGTAATGAAGACGGGGCCTACTTGTTTTGCCATGGGGTACGGGTGATTATTGATGATTTTAAATGCTAAGTATTTTAGCAAATCTATTCATTTCTTACTTTCCTTACAAGCGATTTTCAGCCTTTATTTATACACATATAAGCGGAAGCTAATACGAGGAGTTTCACGCAAAGGCGCCAAGGAGGAAAGGCGCAAAGAATAATGAACAAGGAAGGATGATGGAATGAGTAAGGAGTGGTGAGTGGTGAGTGGTGAGTGGTGAGTGATGAGAAGAAGGCAATCCCTAATGAACCTATAAGGAATGTATATAGGAGGAGTAGTGAATGTGGAAGGCAGGTAGAGGGCTTTACCTGTGCAGTTGGTACGGACTTACCTACAGAAGAGGTACAGATAAGGTACAGGAGAGGTACAAGAGACCTACAGGTTAGGCAGGGCAGCGCGGCAGAAGCCCGGCTCATGAATGGTGAGTGGTCAGTGGTGAGTGTCATGAAAAGAAAATCCTATCGTATAGATCTTCTTAAATCATCAATCATTATTCATTACTAATCATTGATTATTGAGCGTTGAGCATTGAACATTCCTTCTTTCTTCCTTTCGCATTTCGAATTTCCCCTTTCGAATTTTTCCTACTTCTTCATTCATCATTCCTTGTTCCTTGTTCATTATTCTTCTCCTTTTCTCCTTTGCGCTGTGCGAAACCCTTCGACTAAGGTGAAAAAGAAAGGAAGTAGTCAAGAACGGCCATAAATTTGCCAGCACAATACATGGAGAATCATAACCCATTACAACTGAGAACCGTAAACGTAGCCCGCTATGTAACGCCATTGAGAGAAGGCGGTTCATTACCTGCCATTGTGGAAGCGGACGACGAGTTTTTGTATGTACTCAAGTTCAGGGGAGCAGGGCAGGGCGTGAAAGCATTGATCGCTGAATTGATTGGCGGAGAGATTGCCCGCTCGCTAGGCTTTCGCGTACCGGAGATTGTATTTGCAGAAGTAGATTCCGCATTTGGAAGAACTGAGCCAGATGAAGAGATACAAGACCTGCTGCAGTTTAGTGAAGGCTTAAACCTGGCTTTACATTATTTGTCTGGTGCTATTACTTACGATCCGGTAGTTACTAAAATAGATCCGTTGCTGGCATCGCAGATTGTATGGCTGGATAGCTTCATTACTAACGTAGACCGTA
This genomic interval from Flavisolibacter tropicus contains the following:
- a CDS encoding DUF416 family protein, with translation MVFIEFEKSLKQRAQLLSYQDRISHGISICKRLFPYYKEFVNESSFGNPDVLLDSIRFVETGKQDSDQLHEFLESLEEVCPDTEDYDGGEFALNACGAVNALLLQVAEPNDEEHYIEIAMSYYDTIDAKVHDENEEELSEEEIENHPLLIEARHFLLNF
- a CDS encoding DoxX family protein encodes the protein MKPKTINTLYWTFTILFCVLMIFSSWESILVNEDSIKLIHGMLGYPEYFIPFTGWAKIIGAIVLLIPGYGRIKEWAYAGLFFDLTAAVYSGIAVSQTFNPLMLTMAIWFAPGILSYIYWHKKRKLASNKNVMTENEKEVALSY
- a CDS encoding HipA family kinase; the protein is MENHNPLQLRTVNVARYVTPLREGGSLPAIVEADDEFLYVLKFRGAGQGVKALIAELIGGEIARSLGFRVPEIVFAEVDSAFGRTEPDEEIQDLLQFSEGLNLALHYLSGAITYDPVVTKIDPLLASQIVWLDSFITNVDRTARNTNMLMWYKELWLIDHGASLYFHHSWDNWEEQAKRPFQAIKDHVLLPWASQLEEVDVAFSALLTAEKLEAIVASIPEDWLLKDRTPEEAQEARNVYKQFLTLRLNASKTFVKAAQHARQANI
- a CDS encoding tetratricopeptide repeat protein, with protein sequence MELFKNNPLEALKYAIPLDSDGVTRGGHMGQFTLSKRWMDFSLFGGGANWSGGSAVLPDSAFNKLYTQYLKTAQELTNQKEYKKAAFVYLKLLKNYPMAAQSLERGLLYSEAASVYLKYCNDKAKAAHCYEQGNMPVEAIELYKELGDNEKVGDLYTSIQRYQEALGYYQKVVDSYVDQHKHVKAALLYKNKMNNAAAAQLVLLEGWRSNSDAFNCLNNYFAAIEDEKQRWSAIQAIYREDVNDKSSETFIRVLRHEYENAPSFAEEVKDMAYEVIVRQAASNPNIVSELRYFNQKDKQIVKDIMRFKMNVKQQKK